A stretch of DNA from Synechococcus sp. JA-3-3Ab:
GATGGCGGCCATCCAGGCGGGGCTGCAGCAGATCCCCGAGTTTCCCCAGGGATCTTTGCAGTTGCTCACCAGCCGTGCCGAGGTCAAGGCCCTGCTGCAACTGGAAGGGCTGGTGGATCTCATCATCCCCCGCGGCTCCAGCAGCTTTGTCCGCTACATCATGGAAAATACCCGCATCCCGGTGCTGGGCCATGCCGATGGCCTCTGCCACTTGTACGTAGATCGGGCTGCCGATGTGGACATGGCGGTGAGGCTAACCCTGGACAGCAAAACCCAGTACCCCGCCGCCTGCAACGCCATCGAAACCCTGCTGGTGCACGCAGAGATCGCCCCCCGGTTTTTGCCCCTGGCCGTGCAGGCGCTGCGCGAGAAGGGGGTGGAGTTGCGCGGGGATCCCCGCTGCCGCCAACTGGTGCCCGATCTGATCCCGGCCACCGAGGACGACTGGAGCACCGAGTATGCCGATTTGATCCTCTCTATTAAAGTGGTGGGCTCCCTTGACGAGGCCATTGCCCACATCGAGCGGTACGGATCCCGCCATACCGAGGCCATCGTGACCGAAGATGCCGCCGCTGCCCAGCGCTTCCTCGACGAAGTGGACGCAGCAGGGGTCTTTCACAATGCCTCCACCCGCTTTGCCGATGGCTTTCGCTACGGCTTGGGGGCAGAAGTGGGCATCAGCACCCAAAAGCTGCCGCCGCGCGGCCCGGTGGGTTTGGAGGGCTTGGTGACCTACCGCTACCAACTGCGAGGGCGAGGCCATCTTGTAGCCGACTATACAGGCCCCCAGGCCCGACCTTTTCAACATCGAGATCGCCTGAACACCACCGGTTTGTCTTAGGGATCAGGGCCTGCTGCAGCGGCCGACTGTACAAAGCAATCCATGACGGAAACCGTTCTGCTCGTCTGGGTGGCTCCAAGTTAAGGTAAATTAGAAGATAGCCTTGTGATTTGCAAAGGTTGTGCTTTGTGCCCCGCTGTGGTGCAACAATAGACCACCGAAGGCTACTGGGTTTTGAAATTTGCTGTCGGCTTGAGCGCCTTTGACCTAGCACCTTGCTTTTTGGCTGCCTTTTGTTATTTCGATAGGAGCTTCGCTGCATCATGCCCGTTCGTCTGTATGTCGGAAATCTGCCGGAAGAGGTGGATCGTCAGGCATTGGAGAAGCTCTTTAGCTCTGCAGGTGAGGTCATTTCCACCAAGGTGATTCGGGATCGGCGGACAGGCAAATGTCGCGGCTTCGGGTTTGTAACCGTGAGCACCGAAGAGCAGGCGCAGCAGTACATCGAAAAGTTCAACGGCCACAGCTTTGGCGATGTCAACCTGCGCATCGAGATTGCCCAGCGGCGGGAGAAACGGGAAGACGCCGAAGCCAGGGCAGCAGCCTCCAGCTCCCCAGCTAAGGAGTCTGCCAAAGATGCTGGCAAGGATTCTAGGGCGCCCGGGGATCCTGAGCCCCGAGGTTCTTCCAAAGGCTCCAAAGAGTCTGGGGAAAAGTCCGCTCCCAGCAAAAAGCAACGCCAGCGGGGCAACAAAGGGAGTGGAGGCAATGTCGTTGCCGAGACTGAAGGGGCCTTTGAGCCGGATCCCCGTTGGGCCAGTCAGTTGCAGCGGATTAAGGAGCAGCTTCTCCAAGCGACCAACTCCTGATCCCCCCAAAAGCGTGGTGGACATCGCCGCCATCTGGCGTTAGCCTGGTTGAGCTGTACAGCTCTGGGCATACTCGAGAGGGGGTTTTGGGATGGATAGTCTGGCAAGGGTTTTTCGCGCGTGGGGACAGTGCTTGGCCAAAGCTGGGTTCCTCGGCGCGCTGCTGGTTTGGCTGGGGATGAGCAGCGTTGTCCAAGTTGCCCTCGCAGCTCCAGCCGATTTGGAGGAGCAGGTGCTGCAGATCATTCGCAAGCACCCCCAGGTGATCCTGGAGGCGGTGCAGGAGTACCAGCAGCGGCAGTACCAAGAGCAGCAGCAACAACAGCAGAAGTTGGCGGAAGAATTTGGCCGGCAGTTGCGGGAGAACCCGCGTGCCGTCATCGGAGACTCTCCTCAACTGGGATCCGACGCTTTGCGGTTGGTGTTGGTGGAGTTTTCCGATTTTCAATGTCCCTTCTGCGCCCGCGCCCACGACACCCTCAAACAGTTCATGGCCGAGCACGGGAATGAGGTGACCTTGGTGTACAAGCACCTGCCCTTGACCAGCATCCACCCGGAGGCGATGGCGGCGGCTCGCGCGGCCTGGGCTGCCCACCGTCAGGGCAAGTTCTGGGAGTTCCACGACGAGCTGTTTGCCAACCAATCCCAGCTTGGGGATGAATTTTATGTAGCTACCGCCGAGAAGTTGGGCCTAAATGTGGAGAAATTCAATCGGGATCGGCGCAGCCGGGCGGCGGAGCGCGCCATTCAGCGAGATATGGATCTGGCCTCTCAACTGGGCATCGGCGGCACCCCTCATTTCATCTTGAACGGCCTTTCTTTTTCGGGGGCGCAGCCTTTGGAGGTGTTTGAGCAGACGCTGCAACAGGCCAAGCAAGCCCTCTAGCCCGGTTAGAGCCTCAAGTCCAGATGTCGAGTCCCTATCGTTGCCCAGAGTGCGGAGATAGTTTCCTGTTTCGGCCGGATCCCTGCCCCACCTGTGCCAGCCGAAAACGCCAGAAACAGAAGGCTGCCCGCGCCAGGGAAAAACGGGGCAGCTACGACCTGACGGGCCAGGTGGCCGCCGCCGAGTTCTGGCAACTGTTGCGTTGGTACCCCTGCTGCCCTTGCTGTGGCAAGCCCTGGCCGGAGGTGGGATCCGCCCCTGTCCAGGATCACATCATCCCCCTTAGCCGTGGGGGGCCCAACACGGCTGCCAACCTGCAGCCTCTTTGTCCAGCCTGCAACGGCTGGAAGGCGGATTTTCTCATTTGTTTTGACAGAGCCGTGCCGGGGCGGGTGCGACCCTTGCCTCAGCACCTTTGGCCCAGCTTTCGGCGTTGGCTCGGCCTCGGCGGCGTCGAGGAAAAGCAAGCCCGCGAGCGGCAGTTGGATTGGTTGGATCCCGGCCTAGATCTTGGCGGCGGGGATCGCCCCCAACTGGTGCAACAGTTGGCCTATCCCTTGGCCAGCCCAGCCCAATTGCAGGCGGAAACCTTGCGCCTCACGCTGGCGGCGATCTCACTGGAAGAAGGATCCCTGGCGATTCCAACCAGTGGTGCAAAGGGCAGCGAGGCCCAAGCAGCCCGATGGAGCTATTCCCAACAGCCGCGAAACGGTTCCTAATCTCCCCTCTCCCTGAGGGAGAGGGGCTGGGGGTGAGGGAATCCCTGAGGGAGAGGGGCTGAATCCGGCTGCCGCTACTCGACGGGCAGGATGCGGGCGTCAAACCCTGCTTCAGCCAGAGCACGCCGCGCCTGTTCGGCATTGGCCCGTTGCCGGTAGGTGCCCACCTGAATCACTGAGCCGCGCACAAAAGCGTCAGGGGCAAACTGCTGGAGCTTGGGCAGCG
This window harbors:
- a CDS encoding RNA recognition motif domain-containing protein, which translates into the protein MPVRLYVGNLPEEVDRQALEKLFSSAGEVISTKVIRDRRTGKCRGFGFVTVSTEEQAQQYIEKFNGHSFGDVNLRIEIAQRREKREDAEARAAASSSPAKESAKDAGKDSRAPGDPEPRGSSKGSKESGEKSAPSKKQRQRGNKGSGGNVVAETEGAFEPDPRWASQLQRIKEQLLQATNS
- a CDS encoding HNH endonuclease; the encoded protein is MSSPYRCPECGDSFLFRPDPCPTCASRKRQKQKAARAREKRGSYDLTGQVAAAEFWQLLRWYPCCPCCGKPWPEVGSAPVQDHIIPLSRGGPNTAANLQPLCPACNGWKADFLICFDRAVPGRVRPLPQHLWPSFRRWLGLGGVEEKQARERQLDWLDPGLDLGGGDRPQLVQQLAYPLASPAQLQAETLRLTLAAISLEEGSLAIPTSGAKGSEAQAARWSYSQQPRNGS
- a CDS encoding glutamate-5-semialdehyde dehydrogenase; the encoded protein is MSLVTDSPSLPEAAADSPLLAQVQLARAAARCTATLPTAIKNAALEAMATALLEHQEAILAANQADLEQAAEQVKAGELSASAYARLKLDAQKLADAVAGVRQVLRLPDPVGQALLIRELDEGLVLERRTYPLGVLGVIFESRPDALVQIAALAVKTGNSVLLKGGSEGLCSCQALMAAIQAGLQQIPEFPQGSLQLLTSRAEVKALLQLEGLVDLIIPRGSSSFVRYIMENTRIPVLGHADGLCHLYVDRAADVDMAVRLTLDSKTQYPAACNAIETLLVHAEIAPRFLPLAVQALREKGVELRGDPRCRQLVPDLIPATEDDWSTEYADLILSIKVVGSLDEAIAHIERYGSRHTEAIVTEDAAAAQRFLDEVDAAGVFHNASTRFADGFRYGLGAEVGISTQKLPPRGPVGLEGLVTYRYQLRGRGHLVADYTGPQARPFQHRDRLNTTGLS
- a CDS encoding DsbA family protein, giving the protein MAKAGFLGALLVWLGMSSVVQVALAAPADLEEQVLQIIRKHPQVILEAVQEYQQRQYQEQQQQQQKLAEEFGRQLRENPRAVIGDSPQLGSDALRLVLVEFSDFQCPFCARAHDTLKQFMAEHGNEVTLVYKHLPLTSIHPEAMAAARAAWAAHRQGKFWEFHDELFANQSQLGDEFYVATAEKLGLNVEKFNRDRRSRAAERAIQRDMDLASQLGIGGTPHFILNGLSFSGAQPLEVFEQTLQQAKQAL